The sequence below is a genomic window from Actinomycetes bacterium.
GAGTGGTGCGATGGTGATGGCCTGAAGGAGCAGAGTATGAATCGAGTAGTCATCATCACTGGCGGAGCGTCTGGAATCGGTGCCGGTCTAGTTCGTTCGCATGCCGCGGACGGCGATATTGTGCTCGCCGCAGACATAGACGTTGCTGGCCTAGCCACAGTGGGCCAGTTACCCGGGGTTGAAGCTGTCGAACTCGACGTACGCGACGCTAGGGCAGTGCAAGTTGTCGTGGACGAGGCTGTACGAAAGCATGGCCGGTTGGACGTGATCTATAACAATGCTGGTATCGGCATAGGCGGTCGCACCGAGGATTTCGCGTTAGCTCACTGGGATCGCGCAATCGATGTCAACCTGCGTGGGGTGGTGCATGGGGTGCATGCGGCGCTGCCGCATCTACTTCGGCAAGGGCACGGCCAGGTAGTGAATACTGCCTCGCTGGCCGGACTACTGCCAGCTCCGGGGCTAGCGCCCTACGCGGCCACGAAGCACGCAGTGGTGGGTCTGACACTCGCGCTCAATGTGGAGTACGCCGAGCGCGGGGTGGTCTTTACTGCGGTATGTCCAGGATTTACTGATACCCCCATTCTCGATAAGTACAGCCCGGCTGACCTGCCATCCGTACCGCGGCCGGTAAATCCTCGCCGGATTGCTGAGGCAACTCCGGGCGGGATCTATCCACTGGAGAAGTTGATCGTCGACATCCGAACCGGGGTGGCGGCCAAAGAAGCCATCATCGTGTCGCCGGCTACGGCGAGGCGAGCTTGGCGACTATATCGGTGGGCACCGGGTCGTATCCTGCGCATATTCCAGCGGCAGGCGGGTCGAGCGCAACAGAAGTTGCGGGGTCGGTAGCGAACTGGCTCGCTTAGCGGGAGGATGGCGGGGTGCCCACTCCTGACGACCAAGAAGAGATTGAAACAACGGTTGGCATTGCTCGAGTGAGTTTCTTCCGGGTTCCCACTGGTGTGCCCCGTGCGCTGGTCGTGCTCGGTCACGGTGCCGGCTCGGGGATCGGCAGCTGGGACTTACAGGACCTGGCAGGTAAGCTGCCGGCGAGTGGGATTGAAGTCGCCCTGTTCGAACAACCCTGGGTGGTGGCCGGGAAGAAAGTTGCCCCCGCACAGTCTCGGGTTGACGCCGCATTCCGCGAAGGTGTGACGTCGCTACGGCGCTCGGGGGAAGCGCTACGGCGACTCATCGTGGGTGGTCGTAGTTCTGGCGGTCGTATTGCCTGCCGCACCGCAGCAGACATCGAGGCTGATGGGGTGCTCTGTTTGGCCTTTCCACTACATCCACCTGGCAAACCAACACCTGATCGATCGGACGAGTTGGCTAAGGTTGCCCAGCAACTCCCGGTGACCGTGGTGCAAGGGGCTCGGGATCCGTTTGGGTCGGCCACCGAGTTGGCTCAGTCGCTCCAGACGGCCGATTCCCCGGCGCTGACTGTCGCTATCCCGTGGGCTGACCACAGCCTCAAGGTGAAGAAAAAGGCCCCCGTCACTCAGGAAGAAGTTGGATTGGTGCTGGCGCGGGCTGCAAGGCATGCCGCTGTCGGGCGGCAACAGCGACGAGGCCTCTTTTCGGCCTAGTGCGGTCGATCAAGACCTCACGCTGGTGTTGGGTCCGGAATATCTGCGCTTGCGGCACTGTTACGAGAGGTGTGAAGACGTCCACGATTCTCGGGAATGCGTCAGCCACCCATGCTGCCGTGCGGTTGGGGCCTTGCCCAGCGCCCGCGATGCAAAGAGGCACCGGACCGAAAGGGTCCGTAGTGTGGGGGTCGAGTACTGGGAATGGAGATCCTTTGCCAGCAGATAGTGAGACTCAGAGCGATTCGGCGTCGGAGCCGGAGCGGCGCGGACCTGCCGGCGAGACGGCTGAGGAGCGCAAAGCGCGGTTTGAGCGAGATGCTTTGCCATTTCTCGACCCGCTCTACGGAGCAGCGCTGCGAATGACGCGCAACCCGGCTGATGCGGAAGATCTCGTGCAGGAAACCTTTGTGAAGGCCTACCGAGCTTTCGGCAGTTATCGGGACGGCACCAACCTCAAAGCCTGGTTGTTCCGGATCCTGACGAATCAGTACATCAACATCTATCGACAGAAACAGCGTCGTCCGCAGTCGGTGGGGGGCGGCGACGTCGAAGACTGGCAAGTGCCCTCCAATCACACCCCGACGGAAGGGCTGCGGGGTGCGGAGGAAGAGGCAATGGCACGCCTTACCGATTCCGACATCATCGACGCGATGCTCGCGCTGCCGGAGGATTTCCGATTGGCGGTATATCTGGCCGACGTCGAGGGCTTTGCCTACAAGGAAATCGCAGAGATCATGGACACTCCCGTCGGCACTGTAATGTCTCGCCTACATCGCGGCCGCAGGCAGTTGCGAGAACTGTTGGGTGAGTACGCGGCTGATCGGGGTTTGGTGGCTACGTCAACGGAGGTGGACACATGAGTTGCGCTGACGATGCCGACTGCGCCGAAGTGCTTGATGCTGTTTACGAGTACCTGCACGCTGAGATAGATGCCGGCCGGGCCGAGCAGATCCGATCGCATCTCGACGATTGCTCGTCCTGCCTGCGACAGTTTGGCCTCGAAAAGTCAGTACAAGAACTGATTGCGCGTTCTTGCGGCTGCACGGATGCGCCAGAGTCGTTGCGCCGTCGCATCTTGCAGCAAATCACGGAAATCCGGGTCACCGGAACCTCGATGACGGCACCAGGGCAGTATTACGCCGAAACAACCGTGGAAGTGAATCGGCGGATTGTCGACCCGGAACGCTAGTCGGGGAGTGGGCTGACCTCACCCGGCCAGCCCACGATTTCGATGGATCAGGCGTTGGGACGCTTGCCGCCGTTGGCCTTGTTCTTCTTGCGGGAACGGCGCTTACGGGCTCGTTTGCTCATGTTTCTCCCAAAAATATCTGCGGTAGGACTCAGGTATACCCCCCAAGTATGCGATACATAGTGAGGGAGGACTTCCTGCGGTCGCGAATTGCCGCGGGAAGCCCGGCGGTGAGATCGTATCAGCGAGCCCACCCAGCAGACACGAGAAGAGAAAGGGTTCGACGTGACGCAGCCCGCGGCTGACCTGCCGCCAGTAGCAGGAGACCCGCCTCCGGCGCCGTCACCGGCGCCGGCAGCACCGGCGGCACCGGCAGCGGAGCCACCTGCGGCAGCACCAGCTCCCGCAGAGTTACCGCCGGAGTGGCAGAAAAAGCCAGATCAATCAGACCCTAATCGAGCCCCCATCTCGGTGTTGCCGTTCCTGCGAGCCCTGGTTGAGTCCGGCGGCTCAGATCTGCATTGCAAGGTTGGCTCGCCACCACGGATTCGGGTAGATGGCCGATTGCGTCGACTAGAAGCCGATGTGCTCAATGCTAAGGACACCCAGCACATGGTTCATGAGGTGTTGCGAAGCGATCTGGTTGCCTCGTTCGATAACACCAATGAAGCTGACTTCGCCTATGCGATGGAGGGCGTTGGTCGGTTCCGCGTGAACGCGTTCCGGCAGCGAGGCACCGCGGGGCTGGTCTTTCGAGCGGTGTCTGAGGGCGCGATTCCCCTGACGGCTCTGGATCTGCCCGAGGCAGTAGCGCCGTTGGCCCTCGAACCCCGAGGCCTAGTGCTGGTGACGGGTCCGACCGGTTCGGGTAAGACCACCACCTTGTCGGGCATGGTCGACTACATCAACCAGAATCGGGAAGTACATATCGTCACCATCGAGGACCCGATCGAGGTTGTGCATGAGGACAAGGTCGCGATGGTGAATCAGCGCGAGGTCCACGTAGATACCGAAGATTTCTCCACCGCCATGCGAGCGGCGATGCGGCAAGACCCCGACGTGATTTTGGTCGGTGAGATGCGTGATCAAGAGACAGTGCGGGCTGCGATTTCGGCTGCTGAGACTGGTCACTTCGTGATGTCGACGCTCCACACGGTGGATGCGGAAGAGACCATCACCCGCATCATCGATTTCTTCCCACCCCACGAGCAAACGCAGGTTCGGCTCAGCCTGTCTGGTGCCCTGCGCGGGATTTTATGTCAGCGGCTAGTGCCCAAATCTGCGGGCAGTGGGCGAGCGGTCGCCATGGAGATCTGCGTGAATACCGGGCGAGTGGCTGAGGCGATCGCTGACTCCGACAAGACCTCCACCATTGGTCAACTGGTGGCCGAAGGCGGCTACTACGGTATGCAGACCTTCGATCAGCACCTCACCCGGCTGTTTTCCGATGGGCACATCACCTTGGACTCGGCGCTGGCGTCGTCGACCAACCCCCACGACCTCATTGTGGAGTTGCGCCGGCTCGGCCTGGTGCAGTGACGCGGGCGGGCCGAAGTGGAGTTGCCGAACCCAGCAGATGCGACTGCGCAGTTGCTTTTCCGAGTATCTGACTCTGACACTGCGGTAGCGCTGGGTAGCGGGGACGTCGAGGTGCTTGCCACCCCGCGAGCCATCGCTTGGGCGGAAGCAGCCACTTGTGCGGCGGTGAGCGAGTTCCTGCCGTCAGATGACACCACAGTGGGTACGGCGGTACAGGTTGAGCATTTGTTGCCTAGCGAAGTGGGGAGTGTCGTCTCGGCGACAGCCAGAGTTTCTAGAATTTCGGGGCGACGAGTGGTCTTCGCCGTTGAACTGGTTAACGATCGAGGAGACGTTGTGCTGGCTGGCACCATTACGCGCGTCGTCGTGGCTCGCGAGCGATTCACTCCGGCTGCTGCAGACTAGTTACCTCGACCGGTCACACCCCGGTGGTGCTGCGTGGGTAGGCAACGCCTGGATCCGTGAGCACATTCACCAAGTAGGGCACATTCGCGGCCAATGCTCGATCCAATGCCGGGCCAATCTGCCGGGGATCTGAAACAGTCTCACCTGCGCCGCCGAGGGCTTTAACCACATCGTCGTAGCGTGTGGGCTGTAAATCGGCAGCCACGTCGTATCCGTACAAGAACTGCATCGGATGTTTCTCTAGCCCCCATGCGCTGTTGTTTCCTACCACCATGACCACCGGGAGGTTGTGACGAACCAATGTATCGACATCGGGGAGCGAGAACCCCGCAGCGCCATCACCCATCAGCAGGATGACGGGACTGTTCGGTCGGGTTACTCGGGCAGCCATGGCGTAACCCAAGCCCGTCCCTAGACAGCCGTAGGGTCCCGGATCCAACCAGTTGCCGGGTTGGGCTGGTTGGAGGAATCTGCCCGCGAACGAGACGAAGTCGCCGCCATCTCCGATGACAATGGTGTCATCGGTCAGCCGCGGTATGAGTTCGCCGTAGATCCGGGCCGGGTGAATGGGATCAGCATCACTGGCGAGTAGGGCGGCATCGGCAGCGATTGCGGCGAGGTGCTGCTCTCGGAGTCGGGTGCGCCAGGGATGCCGGGCTTCGATCTGACCTGAGAAATGGCTTCGGATACTCGCAAGCGTCGGTTCGATGGGGCCGGCAGCCGAAGCCACAAGATCGACGTGCTGAGCAATTTGGCTGGGGGCATCCACGATATGGACAACCTCGGCAGGTGGATTGCCGGCACGACCACCAAACGACCCGAACCCGAGCCGGAAATCCAACGGGGCACCTACGACAACGACGAGATCTGCTTCGGCCAAGGCAGTGCTACGAGCTCTAGTGACCAGTCCCGGATGATCTGGTGGCAGAATTCCGCGCCCCATGCCGTTGGCGATCACGGGAAGATCTAATTCGGTGGCAAAGTCGCGGGCGGTGTTATCCGCCCTACCCATCCAGACATCAGAGCCGAGGATCAGTACCGGTCGTGCAGCGCTGGCAAGCAGCGCTGCAATCCGACTCGCCTGCTCATCATCGGTGGCTTGCCGGGGGCTGTCGATCGTTGTCACCGACGCAGTGCTCTCTGTGAAGAGCGCATCCATCGGGATGTCCAGAAACACGGGTCCGCGATGGGGGCTATTGGCCAACTGAAAGGCCTCCGTGACCGCTTGGCCAATGAGGGTGGGTTCGACGATGGTGGCAGCGCGTTTGGTGACCGTGTCCAAGATAGGTGGATGATCGAGTTCCTGCAGCGCTCCACTTCCCCAGCGGTTCCCGGGTGCCCGACCACCCACAACCACCATGGGGGAACCGTTGAACCAGGCCCCGGTGATGGCGCTGACGGTATTCGTGACGCCGGGGCCAGCAGTAACGACGGCTAGCCCTGGCGTACGGGTGAGCTTTCCGGTCGCTTCGGCTGCGAAGGCGGCGGTGGCCTCATTCCGTACGTCCAGCAACCGCATCGGTCCAGCGCCTCCCGTCAAGATCTGGTCCCGGCCGCCCACTGCTGCGTCGTAGAGCGGGAACACATGGGCACCGGAGAGCGTCCACATCACTTGCTGACCGGCAGCGACCGCTGCCGAGACGGCGTGGCTGCCGCCATGTCCACTAATTTCGGAAGGAACCGCTGAATCGCGCTGCTCTGCCATGATCCGACGTTACTAGGGGGATGGCATAAGACTGCAGTGAGTCGCGAATCGGTGGTTTACTGTGTCAGCCTAATTGGTATGTCTGCCGGCTCAGTCGCGATCGTCACCTGTGTCAGCCTGCCAGAGCCTGATCCCGATCAGGACCTATTGCTGGCAGCCCTTGCGTCCGCTGGCGTCGACGCGAAATTAGTTGCCTGGGATGATCCCAACGTCCGCTGGGCGGATTTTCAACTGGCTGTCCTCCGCTCCACATGGAATTACATTCAGGATCTGCCGGCCTTCCTCGATTGGATCCGACACACATCGAAGCTGACGCAGTTACTGAATCCTGCGGAAGTGGTGCTGGCGAATAGCCATAAGCGCTACCTGATCGAGCTAGCTGATCGTGGTCTGCCGGTCGTGCCGACGAGCTATTGGCCGAAAGGTGCTGATGTGAGTTTGGCGGCGGTGATGGCAGAACAGGGTTGGGATGATGTGGTGGTCAAGCCTGCGGTTGGTGCGGGTTCGTACCTGACCGAAAGATTTGATGTGGCGACGGCGGCGGCTGGTGAACAGTTTTGGTCGCGCGCGATAGCCCAACGAGAGCTGCTGGTTCAGCCATATCTGCCATCGGTGGCTCAGTACGGCGAGCGCTGTCTTATCTGGATTGCTGGTGAGTTCACTCATGCGGTCCGAAAGAATCCTCGACTAGGAGACGCCGAGGAGTCGGTGTCTGATGCGCTCACTATGTCCTCGGATGAACTTCGGGTAGCTGAGCAGGCGTTAGCAACCGTAGCCCACGAGTTGCTCTACGGGCGAGTGGACCTCATCCGCGACTCAGCGGATGAACCTCTCATCGCTGAGATCGAACTGATCGAGCCGTCGTTGTTTCTGCAGCAGTCACCTGCTGCACTAGCTCGACTCGTGGCAGCTATCTCGGCAAGGTTCTAGCAGACCGCCGATGGCCTTATTCTCGGATTGTGGCTACCTGGGAGAGCATCGTTCGCTCCCGTACCGAACTCGGTACGGCGGCGACAGAGCGACTGCGACTGCTGATCGGAGAATGGTCGCTGCTGGCAGATCTGGGGTTCGCTGACTTTGTGCTCTTCGTGCGGACCTGGGACGGAGCCGGCTGGATCGCCATCGCTCATGTTCGGCCGACAACCGCTCCCACAATGCTGGCTGAGGATCCGGTGGGGCTGTTCGTGCCACGATCCCGAGCAGCCCCGCTTGAGCAAGCGTTGCAGTCCGGGGCACCAGTTGTCTGCAGTCCGCCGGCACAACTAGATCACGCAACGGAAGTTGGTGCCATTGCCACGATTCCAGTGCCATTCAGCAACAGCAGGATTGCGGTGTTAGCCCAGTACTCGGGCATCGAGCAGCAGCAGATCGGCGAGATGGAACGCAACTATCTGGCGGCTTGCGATGCGCTCTTGGAAAGAGTGGCGGCCGGGAGTTTTCCCCAGCCGAATAGTGAGTCCATGAGCGCGGCGGCTCCGCGGGTGGGCGATGGAATTGTCCGGCTCGACGCTGCCGGACGAGTGGGCTACGCCAGCCCCAATGCCCGAACCTGTTTGCGGCGGCTAGGGGTCTCGGAGCAACTGCAGGGGGCCTCGTTTGCGGAGTTACTCGGCCGGTTAGGTCGAAACTATGGACCGATGGCACGAACCGTTCGGCGGATATCGCGCGGGGAAGAGGTCGGCGCAGCAGAGTTGGCCACGTCCGTCGCCACCGCCTCACTGCGTTCGGTACCCCTGGGAGGAGCTGGATCTGGTGGCGGGGCAGTGGTGCTGCTGCGTGACATCACGGAACTGCGCCGTCAAGAACAGGCACTGCTGTCAAAAGACGCCACAATCCGAGAAATCCACCACCGGGTCAAGAACAACCTGCAAACCGTCGGCGCGCTGCTGCGGCTGCAGGCCCGTCGCTTGCCTCCCGGTAGCGCACGGGCGGCACTCTCAGATGCCATGACTCGGGTGACCACAATCGCGTTGGTTCATGAGTCGCTGGCGCACAGCCCGGGAGAACAGGTCGATTTCGATGAGATTTCCCCGCAGATTCTGACTATGGCCCGAGATGTAGCCGCAGCCAACAATCAGCCGATGCCGCGGATAGCCGTCTCAGGTTCTGCTGGCGTACTGCCGTCGGAACTCGCCACGCCGTTGGCCATGGTGCTGTCGGAGTTGCTCCTCAACGCGATGGAGCATAGCGGCGCTGAACGGATCTGGGTGGAGTATCGCCGCTTGGATCGCGTAGTCGGGCTGACCATATTGGACGATGGCGTTGGGTTTGATCCCGCGCAGGCACAGGGGCTGGGTCTGGAAATCGTTCGGACCCTAGTGATGGATCAGTTGCGAGGTGAACTCGAGATCAGCAGCGCTGGCGAGACACCTTGGCCGCGGCCGCTCACAGCGGAGTTGGATAGTGATAGTCGGGTCGCAACGACGCGGGTAAAAGTGGTGTGCCCGCTGGCGTTGTAGCCAGTAACTAGGCCAGCTTGGCGCGAGCGCGGGCGCGACGCCGCTTCAACGAGCGACGCTCGTCTTCGGACATGCCACCCCAGACACCAGCATCTTGGCCGGTCTCGATCGCCCAGTTGAGGCAGACTTCCTGCACCTTGCAGTCCTGACACACCTGCTTTGCAATCTCGATCTGAGCGAGCGCGGGACCGGTGTTCCCAATCGGGAAAAACAGCTCGGGCTCTTCATCCCGACATGCCGATACGTGGCGCCAGTCCATGAGGCCTCCTCTGCCGCACAAGCGGCTGCTGACGTTGCAGTGGGCAGGGCGCTGCCAAGCAGATATCTACGGTGAGATACGCTCAGAAGCCGGAACCCGGCCCATCTACTGGGGCTTACTTCCAGTGCCTTAAGGTTGTCAGGAGACGCCGGTCGCCACAAGGGCCTAGGTCTGGTGGTTCGCCCAGATGAGTGTCGCGTTCGTCACACCTACCTCGCTCTGCGTGCTCTTTGTGGCGCATTGCGTCCGTTTTCCCGCAGAAAACCCAGATTCCGTCGGTGGGGTTGTCCAGTCGCTTGTTAGCGATCAACCCCGGGCTGAGCGTCTGGCGGTGAGCTGGTGTCAGGTGCGCTCCGGCCGGCGATGAGAGCCAGCAGCCCAACAACGGCGGACAAGCACGCCACAAGAGCGGCCAGCCGAGGCTCGGTAGCAGATGAGCCGAAGAGCACCGGCAGCGCAGCCGCCAGCGCTAGTCCTTGGATAACGACAAAAGGTACAGAGCTCCACGAGGCTCCCCGCCAGCGGCCGATCGCAACGACAACGATGCCAGCCCCCAACAGGGCGAAGGTGATGATCTCTGCCACGACTCCAGTACTTGAGGCCACCGCTTCCGGACCCTCGGCACCACGAGTTACCGCCAGCACTGCGATCGTGATGGCGTACCCCAACAAGAACGCTGCTTGTATCGCGGCAGTGATTGCTGTGATCCGGTTTGTCGTCAATCCCGAGACTGTTGCCACGGTCCTAGGCTACGGGCGGATAGGGTCAGTGCATGCGCGGACTCCTAGTAGTCAATCCCAAGGCGACGACGACCAACGATCGAGTCCGGGAAGTGATCATCCATGCGTTGGCTGCCACGGTAGATCTCGACGTGGCCATTACTGACCACCGCGGACACGCGAAGGAACTTGGCGAACGAGCGCTGCGCGACAAGCTGGATGTCGTAGTGACGTTGGGTGGTGACGGCACAATCAACGAGGTCGTCAACGGCATCCTGGCTGACGGGCCGGGACCGCAGGTGCCTGTGTTGGCCACCGTTCCGGGTGGTTCAGCCAACGTGCTGGCCCGCTCAACAGGACTGCCCCGCGATCCGGTGGAGGCCACCGGCGTATTGATCGCCGGAATCGAAGACGAACGATTCCGTACGATCAGCGCCGCGACTGCCAATGATCGTTGGTTCACCATGAATGTTGGCATGGGCTTGGACGCCGAGATAATCGCGAGTATGGAAGAGGCGCGAGGGCGGGGGAAACGGGCTAGTCCCACTCGATACTTCATGACAACCCTGCGGGAGTACTTTTCTCGCACGGATCGCAAAGAACCAGCGATCACGATTCAGCGCGAAGGCGAGGAAGACATGGATCATGTCTTTTTGGCCATCGTGCAAAACGCCGCCCCTTGGACCTTTTTCGGGGGGCTGCCGGTGAATCCCAATCCAGAAGCCAGTTTTGACCGTAATCTGGACGTCTTTGCCATCCGCGATCTCCGAGTGATTCCGTCGTTGCGATGGACTCGACGACTACTCATGGGCAGCAGTGCCGGTTCTGCCAATGGGCTGTATGTGGGACGTGATCTTGGGGACCTGAGTCTCGTCGCGGATCGACCCACTGCGGTTCAACTCGATGGCGAAGGTCTTGGTGAGATGACCGAACTGTGCATCCGCTCGGTGCCGCGAGCGCTGCGAATAGTTGTCTGAGAACGGCTAGTAGTCGTTCCCCATCTCGGCGCGCAGCCTGGCCAGCGTCCGGTTGAGCAAGCGGGAAACATGCATCTGCGAAATCCCAAGTTCAGCTGCAATGTCGGCTTGGGTCTTGTTCTGGAAGAACCGCATCATCAAGATGGCCTGTTCTCGCTCCGGTAGTGCGGCTAGTAGCGGCTTGAGCGTTTCTCGATTGTCAACGCCCGCAATGGCGGTATCCACCGAACCCAGAACGTCTTGGAGCGATCCAGGGTGTTGATCATCGTCGTTGTCGCCAGCGCCGCCGTCGAGGGAAGCGGTGGCATAGGCCTGGGCGGAATCCAAGCCCTCCAATACTTCGTCCTGTGACACATCCAGTCGTTCTGCTATCTCAGCGACGGTGGGCGATCGCCCGAGTTCCTGAGACAGATCAGCGGTCGCGCGACCGATGGTGATGCGCAGCTCCTGCAGACGACGTGGTACCCGAATCGCCCAACCCCGATCCCGAAAATGCCGCTTGATCTCGCCGACGATGGTGGGCGTGGCGAAGGTGGACAACTCAACGCCGCGGGTGGGATCGAATCGATCAACCGCATTGATCAGCCCTACAGTGCCCACCTGGACGAGATCATCCAGCGGCTCGCCCCGATCTCGGAAACGGCGAGCCAAATATTCCACTAGCGGCAGGTTCATCGTGACGAGTTCATCGCGGACCCGCCGATACTCAGGATCGCTGGAATCTAGTTCCGCCATCCGAGCCAGTAACTCGTGCTCATGCTCGCGGTCCGCGTCGGTCCATCGCTTGGTGGAGCTCACGATGCGATTGCCCCTACCTTGCTCACTGTCAGCGACAGCGTCACTCGGCCCTCAGCAAGCTCAGCTGTCACCTCGTCGACCAAGGCGGTCAAGACCGTCCATGCGAAAGTGGTTTCTCTGGGGGTCCGCCCAGAACTGCTCTGTGACGAGACCTGGATGATCAAGTTGTCGCCCGCAGGTGTCCAACGGCATACCAGTTCGGATTCCGTGACAGCGTCTTGCAGCAGAAGTGAGGCCGCTTCATCGACTGCCAGCGCAGCGTCTTCTAGCAGATCGACGGGAAAGTCGAGCCGGGCACAAACAGCCGCTGTCGTGGCCCGAGTCAGCGCAAGGTAGGCGCTCGCCGCGGGTATATGCAGGACGACTGGCCCGTGTGATTGCTGTGCCACTAGCTACGCTTTCTTGGTCTCCCAGAAGATATCGGAGATCTGGTCAATCTTGGCGAGCAGATCATCGGCGATGGCGACATCGGTGGTTCCTTTGGTACCGCCAGCACCAGCGAGCTTGGTTGCCTCATTGAAGAGCGTGTTGAGTTCTGGGTGTGCCTCGAAGTGCGGCGGCTTGAAGTAATCAGTCCACAGGATCCACAGGTGCTCTTTCACCAGGTTGGAGCGGTCCTCCTTGATGCTGATCGCCCGAGCGCGGAAGTCGGCGTCATCAGAAGCGTTGTGCTTTTCCATACATGCTTTGACCGACTGGGCCTCGATCTTGGCCTGTGCCGGATCGTAGACGCCGCAGGGGAGATCGCAGTGGGCGTGCAGGGTCTTCTTTGGGGCGAAGATGTTTAGCAACATCATGGTCCTTTCCGCAATGGCCGGGCTGGCCGAAAAACCGGGTTCACAATATCTCTCGTTGACCCTACCCTCACTGGCATGGGCCCGCGATACCTCCGCCGAATCAAGTGGCCACTTTTTACCGCGGTTTTGGCCGG
It includes:
- a CDS encoding anti-sigma regulatory factor, which encodes MAQQSHGPVVLHIPAASAYLALTRATTAAVCARLDFPVDLLEDAALAVDEAASLLLQDAVTESELVCRWTPAGDNLIIQVSSQSSSGRTPRETTFAWTVLTALVDEVTAELAEGRVTLSLTVSKVGAIAS
- the sodN gene encoding superoxide dismutase, Ni, producing MMLLNIFAPKKTLHAHCDLPCGVYDPAQAKIEAQSVKACMEKHNASDDADFRARAISIKEDRSNLVKEHLWILWTDYFKPPHFEAHPELNTLFNEATKLAGAGGTKGTTDVAIADDLLAKIDQISDIFWETKKA
- a CDS encoding RNA polymerase sigma factor SigF; protein product: MAELDSSDPEYRRVRDELVTMNLPLVEYLARRFRDRGEPLDDLVQVGTVGLINAVDRFDPTRGVELSTFATPTIVGEIKRHFRDRGWAIRVPRRLQELRITIGRATADLSQELGRSPTVAEIAERLDVSQDEVLEGLDSAQAYATASLDGGAGDNDDDQHPGSLQDVLGSVDTAIAGVDNRETLKPLLAALPEREQAILMMRFFQNKTQADIAAELGISQMHVSRLLNRTLARLRAEMGNDY
- a CDS encoding diacylglycerol kinase family lipid kinase; this translates as MRGLLVVNPKATTTNDRVREVIIHALAATVDLDVAITDHRGHAKELGERALRDKLDVVVTLGGDGTINEVVNGILADGPGPQVPVLATVPGGSANVLARSTGLPRDPVEATGVLIAGIEDERFRTISAATANDRWFTMNVGMGLDAEIIASMEEARGRGKRASPTRYFMTTLREYFSRTDRKEPAITIQREGEEDMDHVFLAIVQNAAPWTFFGGLPVNPNPEASFDRNLDVFAIRDLRVIPSLRWTRRLLMGSSAGSANGLYVGRDLGDLSLVADRPTAVQLDGEGLGEMTELCIRSVPRALRIVV